DNA sequence from the Alkalibaculum bacchi genome:
ATTGCTTCATCATGAATATTCGCAACGTGCCAGAGATATTAACAAAATTCCTTATGCTTATAGAACATTCTGTAATAACTATGGGAAATATGCTCGAAAGTATAAATTAACTATGCCTATTAGGCGAAAACCTGGAGAAATCATGGAAGTTGACTGGGCAGGAGACACTTTATCCATTCAAGATCGAAGTACTGGTGAAGAACTACCAGTCTACCTGTTTGTAACGGTATTACCGTATAGTCAACTATTCTATGTTGAAGGATTTTTAAACATGAAATCACGTAGTTGGTTAACTGCGCATATTCATGCATTTGAATATTTTGATGGTGTGCCAGAAGTCTTAGTTCCTGATAATCTTAAAACTGGCGTAAAAAAGCCAATTAAAGGAGAACCCATCTTAAATGAAGCTTATCGTGAGCTTGCCGATTATTATCAAACTACGATTGTTCCAGCACGCATAAGAGCACCAAAAGACAAGCCTAGTGTCGAAGGAAACGTTGGATATATTTCGCGTCAAATTATAGCTTCATTGAGATATTATCAATGTTTTAGCCTGTCTGACTTAAATACCCAAATCCTAAAACAAGTGAACCGATTAAATGATGAACCTTTCCAAAAAAGAGTAGGTTCAAGAAGAAGTGTGTTTAACGAAGAAGAAAAAGCTAAGCTTATCCCTCTTCGTCATCCACGCTATCAGCTATCGGAATGGAAAACTGCAAAGGTTCAGTTAAACTACCACATCCAAGTGAACCGCATGTATTATTCCGTTCCTTATGAGTATGTCCAAAGTCAAGTTGACGTTCGAATTACTAAGGACCTAATAGAAGTATACTTCAAAGAGAT
Encoded proteins:
- the istA gene encoding IS21 family transposase, producing MIQYRQILELHFKGTSQRTISSSVGHSRQTISDVIKKAKQLGLTDLNDDMTNQWLVEFLFPEKQDIAKGYFPVAWEEVHRELQKKNMTLKLLHHEYSQRARDINKIPYAYRTFCNNYGKYARKYKLTMPIRRKPGEIMEVDWAGDTLSIQDRSTGEELPVYLFVTVLPYSQLFYVEGFLNMKSRSWLTAHIHAFEYFDGVPEVLVPDNLKTGVKKPIKGEPILNEAYRELADYYQTTIVPARIRAPKDKPSVEGNVGYISRQIIASLRYYQCFSLSDLNTQILKQVNRLNDEPFQKRVGSRRSVFNEEEKAKLIPLRHPRYQLSEWKTAKVQLNYHIQVNRMYYSVPYEYVQSQVDVRITKDLIEVYFKEMRIASHKTLSGEIGQYSTNPNHMPDNHRQYLEHTPDKIRKWAKTLGHNTEKFVEYILENHVEKKALTILLSVRNLTKYYSQELIEQGCETLMTISHIPTLSVLKTILKRMKEHQKSKENGTLNEIKTNNDYGFVRGARYFGGIKNEK